In Fusarium fujikuroi IMI 58289 draft genome, chromosome FFUJ_chr08, one genomic interval encodes:
- a CDS encoding related to carboxypeptidase encodes MKTALLNVLTALALVGQGSCTPAASLDKRYLQEDGGIKYKVFEHAATGSKTKIVSNSGICETTPGVNQHSGYFSVGTNMNMFFWFFESRKNAKTAPLALWLNGGPGCSSMIGLFQENGPCTFNNGGSKPTLNPNSWNTFANMLYVDQPIATGFSYGTDDAVSTLAAAPRVWNLLQAFYAQFPEYENRDFGLFTESYGGHYGPEFAFYFEQQNAAIDAGKIKGEKINLVALGINNGWIDPGNQYRDYIDYAANNTYRKLITPTQYSKYLNTYNQKCVPAFAKCPGLTGNDAACGNADDVCSSAIERPLENLADFDVYDIRASSNDPFPPSTYSTYLTSASVMKAIGAQSDYQECGDESYNKFIASGDRGRSFLPTLSQVIDSKIQVLIWAGDADWICNWMGNYRALNSIAPQSFVSAPLQSFTVGGKKYGEFKTSGNLSWLRVYGAGHEVPAYQPEAALAAFVATMSKKPISST; translated from the exons ATGAAGACAGCTCTGCTGAATGTCCTCACGGCACTTGCCCTTGTCGGCCAAGGCAGCTGTACACCCGCAGCCAGCCTCGACAAGAGGTACTTGCAAGAAGACGGCGGTATCAAGTACAAGGTCTTCGAGCATGCTGCCACCggttccaagaccaagattgTCTCCAACTCTGGAATATGCGAGACGACGCCTGGTGTGAACCAGCACTCTGGCTATTTCTCTGTCG GCACCAACATGAACATGTTCTTTTGGTTCTTCGAGTCCCGCAAGAACGCCAAAACAGCTCCACTGGCCCTCTGGCTCAATGGTGGTCCTGGCTGTAGTTCCATGATCGGCTTGTTTCAGGAAAATGGGCCTTGTACCTTTAACAACGGCGGGTCCAAGCCTACTCTGAACCCCAACTCGTGGAACACCTTTGCCAACATG CTATATGTTGATCAACCCATTGCCACTGGTTTTAGCTACGGCACCGACGATGCTGTATCGACTCTCGCTGCTGCGCCTCGAGTCTGGAATCTTCTCCAGGCTTTCTACGCTCAGTTTCCCGAGTACGAAAACCGTGACTTTGGTCTTTTCACCGAGTCTTATGGAGGTCATTATGGTCCTGAGTTTGCGTTTTACTTTGAGCAGCAGAACGCTGCTATCGATGCTGGAAAGATCAAgggcgagaagatcaaccttGTAGCCCTGGGCATCAACAACGGATGGATTGATCCTG GCAACCAGTACAGAGATTACATCGACTACGCCGCTAATAACACCTACCGCAAGCTCATCACACCAACTCAGTACAGCAAGTACCTCAACACATATAACCAGAAGTGTGTCCCTGCATTTGCCAAATGCCCTGGTCTTACAGGCAACGATGCTGCGTGCGGCAACGCAGACGACGTCTGCAGCTCTGCTATTGAAAGGCCACTGGAGAATCTGGCAGACTTTGATGTCTACGATATCCGGGCGTCGAGCAATGATCCTTTCCCTCCCTCGACTTACTCTACCTATCTCACATCTGCGTCTGTGATGAAGGCGATTGGTGCGCAGTCTGATTACCAGGAATGCGGCGATGAATCGTACAACAAGTTTATTGCTAGTGGTGACA GGGGGCGATCATTCTTGCCGACACTGTCGCAAGTTATTGATTCAAAGATCCAAGTTCTCATCTGGGCCGGCGATGCTG ACTGGATCTGCAACTGGATGGGTAACTACAGAGCCCTCAACTCAATCGCTCCGCAATCATTCGTCTCAGCTCCTCTTCAGTCATTCACCGTCGGTGGAAAGAAATACGGAGAGTTTAAGACTTCTGGAAACCTGAGCTGGCTGCGTGTCTATGGTGCCGGACATGAAGTCCCAGCCTACCAGCCCGAGGCTGCGCTGGCGGCGTTCGTTGCGACCATGTCCAAGAAGCCTATCTCATCTACATAA
- a CDS encoding related to multidrug resistance protein fnx1, with translation MAPEPHMNSIHSSHLPTERTPLLDDEQDYSHCDYCAKQQDEEERTVVIEEPPLGRLILIMTTAWIGIFLGALDSTVIATLSASISSEFNSLSLLSWLATAYLISNAATQPIAGRLTDIFGRRLGLVLSNLLFALGNLVCGCATNHYTMIIGRVIAGVGGGGMISIATFLTSDLTPLRKRGIMQGIANLWYGVGAMIGAVIGGLFHDRTDVGWRLAFLVQVPPSLSIIPIIWILVKVPPKQSDKAYLARIDFPGVFFTCSFLILLLLGLNTGGNTVPWIHPLPLTTIPLSMICFAGFIWWEGKAKQPIIPVALFQDRTVLSACGASLFISMLLMAATFYVPLYLQVLGDSATTAGLKFLPSPLGGSIGALGTGYAMAWTGRYRPFGIMGAVVLILGTVLLTLQDGNSPKYLTSVALFFVGGGFSTVLTIATVSCLAAVNHSQQALVTSAVFLARSVGGTVGITMASAAYQSTLKRMLWEIFGEESGGPEEIKRILDGLEEINHLPEGWWHGVMDSFMESFRVVWVMMSCWAILALVCISLVKRHMLHSRMDRM, from the exons ATGGCACCTGAACCCCATATGAATTCAATCCATAGTTCTCACCTCCCCACCGAGAGAACCCCGCTGCTGGATGACGAGCAGGACTATTCACACTGCGATTATTGTGCAAaacaacaagatgaagaagagaggactGTCGTCATCGAAGAGCCGCCACTGGGACGACTAATCCTCATCATGACCACTGCATGGATCGGGATCTTCCTAGGCGCATTGGACTCAACTGTCATTGCAACCCTCTCAGCTTCTATCTCTAGCGAGTTTAACTCGCTTAGCCTGCTCTCTTGGCTCGCCACAGCATACCTCATTTCAAATGCAGCTACTCAGCCTATTGCTGGTCGTCTGACAGATATCTTCGGACGacgccttggtcttgtcttgaGTAACCTCTTATTTGCTCTTGGCAACTTGGTCTGTGGCTGCGCAACTAATCATTATACTATGATTATCGGGCGTGTTATTGCAGGTGTCGGAGGCGGTGGAATGATTAGTATTGCTACGTTCCTGACCTCTGATCTTACGCCGCTGCGCAAAAGAGGCATTATGCAAGGTATCGCCAACTTATGGTATGGTGTAGGCGCTATGATTGGAGCTGTTATCGGTGGATTGTTCCATGACCGCACCGATGTCGGTTGGAGACTTGCCTTCCTGGTCCAAGTACCACCTTCATTGTCGATTATACCCATCATATGGATATTAGTCAAGGTGCCGCCCAAGCAGTCTGATAAGGCTTACCTTGCTCGAATTGACTTCCCTGGAGTCTTTTTTACTTGTTCATTCTTGATACTGCTACTTCTTGGTTTGAACACAGGAGGCAACACAGTACCATGGATCCACCCCCTACCCCTTACGACAATCCCACTTTCGATGATTTGCTTCGCCGGCTTTATCTGGTGGGAGGGAAAGGCGAAGCAACCTATTATACCTGTAGCCCTCTTTCAGGACCGTACAGTTCTCTCTGCATGCGGAGCCAGCCTTTTCATCTCCATGCTTCTTATGGCAGCTACGTTCTATGTGCCTCTCTACCTCCAGGTACTCGGCGACTCTGCCACAACTGCTGGCCTCAAGTTCCTACCGTCACCATTGGGTGGCTCGATTGGTGCTTTAGGAACAGGATATGCCATGGCGTGGACCGGGAGGTATAGACCATTTGGGATCATGGGTGCCGTGGTCTTGATTCTGGGCACCGTCTTACTAACCCTACAAGACGGCAACAGTCCGAAATATCTGACTTCTGTCGCCTTGTTCTTTGTTGGTGGGGGTTTCAGCACGGTATTGACCATCGCAACTGTGTCATGTCTTGCAGCTGTCAATCACTCGCAGCAAGCTCTTGTCACATCTGCTGTTT TTTTGGCTAGGAGCGTAGGTGGCACTGTTGGCATAACCATGGCATCTGCAGCCTACCAGAGCACACTAAAAAGGATGCTGTGGGAGATCTTTGGAGAGGAGTCAGGAGGACCTGAGGAGATCAAACGTATCCTGGATGGTTTAGAAGAGATAAACCACCTTCCGGAAGGTTGGTGGCATGGAGTGATGGACTCATTCATGGAATCATTCCGGGTAGTATGGGTCATGATGTCTTGTTGGGCTATATTGGCCTTGGTCTGCATCTCATTGGTCAAGAGACACATGCTGCACTCAAGGATGGACAGGATGTGA
- a CDS encoding related to glutaminase, kidney isoform, mitochondrial precursor, giving the protein MPSAVRTNFSPPPSKQLKPIPFRPMKSPIPDYLNRVLENARPIEDGKPASYIETLAKADTSKIAVALAMVDGQIYSAGDDDVEFSMQSISKAFVYALAIEDAGLDKVLEKIGVEPSGDAFNSLSLERGSNRPMNPMINAGAITAHSLIGGPDWTAEQRSDRILKAMSKLAGRQLRVCEEVYEAELRDANRNMGIGYMLKAAGIITGDAQQIVQGYIRQCAINVNVRDLATMAATLCNAGCHPATGEKIIPQDSVRQILSVMTTCGMYDAAGDWVSRIGIPAKSGVAGGIIGALPGQMGIAVFSPKLDSRGNSVRGVAICEQLSSDMGLHMMDVSQIAQATVRVSVATILPGDNEPHHTNCNKEVIIFSLRGVVRFGGSERLTRAITRELGDPNPDDPGSGRSRFVCAVVFSFRDVFSFNSVAQKIIQADITRLLLDGRTVVVIDPVGVLEMETKRAGSNLKIVDNETAARDYIGGIGCHTVSKNDEW; this is encoded by the coding sequence ATGCCTTCAGCGGTGAGAACTAatttttctcctcctccatcaaAGCAGCTCAAGCCCATACCCTTCCGTCCGATGAAGTCCCCTATTCCCGACTATCTCAACCGGGTGCTGGAGAATGCACGGCCCATAGAAGATGGCAAGCCCGCCAGTTACATCGAGACGCTGGCAAAGGCGGACACGTCAAAGATAGCTGTGGCGCTGGCGATGGTGGATGGTCAGATCTACTCTgctggcgatgacgatgttgagtttTCGATGCAGTCTATTTCGAAGGCGTTTGTGTACGCTTTGGCGATTGAGGATGCGGGGTTGGATAAGGTGCTCGAGAAGATTGGCGTGGAACCCTCGGGAGACGCGTTTAACAGTTTGTCGCTGGAGCGAGGGAGTAACAGACCTATGAACCCAATGATCAACGCGGGAGCCATCACAGCACACTCTCTCATTGGAGGACCAGACTGGACAGCAGAGCAACGATCAGACCGCATCCTTAAAGCTATGTCGAAGCTAGCAGGTCGTCAATTGCGCGTCTGCGAAGAAGTTTACGAGGCTGAATTACGAGACGCCAACCGAAACATGGGAATTGGTTATATGCTGAAAGCAGCGGGTATCATCACTGGCGACGCGCAGCAGATTGTCCAAGGATATATCCGCCAATGCGCTATTAACGTCAATGTTCGAGACTTGGCGACCATGGCTGCTACGCTCTGCAACGCGGGCTGTCACCCTGCGACGGGGGAGAAGATCATTCCTCAAGACAGCGTGCGGCAGATCCTCTCCGTCATGACGACTTGTGGCATGTACGATGCTGCAGGCGACTGGGTATCGCGAATTGGCATCCCCGCCAAGAGTGGAGTTGCCGGTGGTATCATCGGTGCTCTGCCCGGTCAAATGGGTATCGCTGTGTTTTCACCCAAGCTTGATTCACGGGGAAACAGTGTTCGCGGTGTCGCCATCTGCGAGCAATTATCCAGCGACATGGGTCTTCACATGATGGACGTCAGCCAGATCGCCCAAGCAACCGTCCGCGTATCAGTCGCGACCATCCTCCCCGGCGACAACGAGCCGCACCACACAAACTGCAACAAAGAAGTAATCATCTTCAGTCTCCGCGGTGTAGTGCGCTTTGGCGGTTCAGAGCGCTTAACCCGCGCCATCACACGAGAACTCGGCGATCCGAACCCCGATGATCCCGGGTCTGGACGAAGTCGCTTCGTGTGCGCTGTGGTGTTCTCGTTCCGCGATGTGTTTTCGTTTAATTCGGTGGCGCAGAAGATTATTCAGGCGGATATCACGCGGTTGCTGCTGGATGGGAGGACGGTTGTTGTCATAGACCCCGTGGGTgttttggagatggagacgaAGCGGGCGGGTAGCAACCTCAAGATTGTGGACAATGAGACTGCTGCGAGGGATTATATTGGAGGAATTGGATGCCATACTGTTTCGAAGAATGATGAATGGTGA
- a CDS encoding probable demethylmenaquinone methyltransferase: MGERSILERLSALDTNTVSDALDLLKLNGALYGLRPLWECPKVVGLVSTVEFAVKPGTSASLHPSKSATNGTSDPRVLVISGGINGISCYDNVIENGLKSDHFRGVIIDGMLRDHRDLREAEYPVYGRGMVSGHCQLAQVSSGTPIQLRGLTVDQNDYVIADSSGTVFISTKNINKVIETAESIYYRQSLTVQSIQDGLPVPEIDAVNDIKQASVEDKELVGLFATTDTPAVSDALDKLGLPGQALNIMPLSNYEKVTVGPAFTVRYVPATSTGPPKGVGDWIDDVSQGDVILIDNGGRTDCTVWGDIMTQYAGIRGISGTVIDGVCRDVNRAIADNYPMFTAGRWMRTAKDRMEVASVNEPVGIGRVHVNPRDIVVADANGVVIVPRERAREVAEVAHWIDKSEERIREMIAGGATLGKARAELGYHKLQRKG; encoded by the coding sequence ATGGGTGAACGCAGCATTCTGGAAAGGCTTTCAGCACTCGACACCAACACAGTGTCGGATGCCTTGGACCTCCTCAAACTGAATGGAGCTCTCTACGGCTTGCGACCACTGTGGGAGTGCCCCAAGGTTGTTGGACTCGTTAGCACAGTGGAATTTGCCGTCAAGCCGGGTACTTCTGCTTCACTCCATCCTTCCAAGTCAGCCACGAACGGAACGTCAGACCCCCGCGTTCTCGTCATCTCGGGAGGTATCAACGGCATCTCGTGCTACGACAATGTCATTGAAAATGGACTGAAATCGGACCACTTCAGAGGTGTCATCATTGACGGCATGCTCCGAGACCACCGCGACTTACGAGAGGCCGAGTATCCAGTCTATGGTCGTGGAATGGTCAGTGGACACTGCCAATTAGCGCAAGTCAGCTCTGGAACTCCAATTCAATTACGGGGCCTTACGGTCGATCAGAACGACTATGTCATTGCCGATAGCTCCGGGACTGTTTTCATATCCACCAAAAACATTAACAAGGTCATCGAGACTGCCGAGAGTATTTACTATCGCCAGAGCCTGACGGTTCAATCTATCCAAGACGGCCTCCCTGTCCCTGAGATTGATGCCGTAAACGacatcaagcaagcaagcgtCGAAGACAAAGAATTGGTTGGACTGTTCGCCACCACAGACACGCCTGCCGTCTCGGACGCCCTTGACAAGCTGGGTTTGCCAGGTCAAGCGTTGAACATTATGCCCTTGTCCAATTACGAAAAGGTCACTGTTGGGCCGGCCTTTACTGTACGTTATGTGCCAGCGACAAGTACTGGCCCGCCAAAAGGAGTTGGCGATTGGATTGACGACGTATCTCAAGGCGATGTCATCCTTATTGATAACGGGGGCCGCACAGACTGTACTGTTTGGGGCGACATCATGACCCAATATGCTGGTATTCGAGGCATTTCTGGTACTGTCATTGACGGCGTATGCCGCGACGTGAACCGTGCCATTGCTGACAATTACCCCATGTTTACGGCTGGGCGCTGGATGAGGACAGCCAAGGACAGGATGGAAGTGGCGAGTGTTAACGAGCCAGTCGGGATCGGCAGGGTGCACGTTAATCCTCGAGATATCGTTGTTGCAGATGCCAATGGTGTGGTAATTGTTCCACGGGAACGAGCTCGTGAGGTAGCTGAGGTCGCACACTGGATTGACAAAAGTGAGGAACGTATTAGAGAAATGATTGCTGGCGGAGCTACACTTGGCAAGGCGCGAGCAGAGCTTGGCTATCATAAACTGCAGCGAAAGGGTTGA
- a CDS encoding related to 2,4-dihydroxyhept-2-ene-1,7-dioic acid aldolase, with amino-acid sequence MDRYRALSLFQPPNLNAAIGAVNHEGPSKGPAHLFGAMLGIPHTSMARTVAVLGFDFVFVDTLHVATNPENLVSIIQTINFASEGKTCALVRIPSPDSDLLAYALDAGAAGIVFPQIDTPEQAAAAVYKVRHAYDGGMRSVSPIALLDGITNLAPDGWTSEKIADRNISVICQIESTIAVDNLDAIAATPGVNALMLGVSDLKVTLGLPVRNHDGRVDESSFYEAVEKLIATSKRTGIQLMIPAFRLTPDDADWLRHFKLVMTSVDVLSIMKSHRKDLADVKKTLGMTNEVTNGGTNGRPNRKVSGRANGVATEVASRVSIGV; translated from the exons ATGGACCGTTACAGAGCCCTCTCTCTATTTCAGCCCCCCAACCTAAACGCCGCCATCGGCGCGGTCAATCATGAGGGGCCAAGCAAGGGGCCAGCGCATTTGTTCGGTGCCATGCTTGGAATCCCGCATACATCTATGGCCCGAACAGTAGCTGTTCTAGGCTTTGATTTCGTTTTCGTGGACACTCTGCATGT GGCAACCAACCCAGAGAATCTGGTTTCTATCATACAAACAATCAATTTCGCAAGCGAAGGCAAAACTTGTGCGCTTGTCCGTATTCCAAGCCCTGACTCGGATTTGTTAGCGTACGCTTTGGATGCAG GCGCGGCTGGCATAGTCTTTCCTCAGATTGATACACCTGAGCAAGCAGCGGCGGCCGTCTACAAGGTACGGCACGCCTATGACGGCGGAATGAGATCGGTTTCCCCTATTGCTTTGCTTGATGGGATAACCAATCTTGCTCCAGATGGCTGGACGTCGGAGAAAATTGCCGACAGGAACATCTCCGTTATCTGTCAGATCGAGAGCACT ATTGCCGTCGACAATCTTGATGCCATCGCGGCGACCCCCGGCGTTAACGCGCTCATGCTTGGGGTTTCTGACCTCAAGGTCACCCTTGGCCTTCCAGTCCGCAACCATGATGGACGAGTCGATGAGTCCAGTTTCTATGAGGCTGTAGAGAAACTGATAGCTACATCTAAGAGAACTGGGATTCAGCTTATGATACCTGCCTTCAGGCTAACCCCTGATGACGCGGACTGGCTGAGACATTTCAAGCTGGTTATGACTAGTGTAGATGTTCTGTCTATAATGAAGAGTCATCGGAAGGATCTTGCTGATGTAAAGAAGACTCTGGGGATGACCAACGAGGTTACTAATGGGGGAACTAACGGAAGACCTAACCGCAAAGTTAGCGGTAGAGCCAATGGGGTAGCCACTGAAGTAGCCAGCAGGGTATCCATCGGAGTCTGA
- a CDS encoding related to 2-hydroxyacid dehydrogenase, which produces MVTHVAVLDDYHGLASSHFARLDPPQYAIQYFPATLRPYNHPDTTQAEKDELVQRLEPFQVLATMRERTPFPKELIDRLPRLKLILNGGRHNKAIDMDACRSRNILVTGNDAKMATVSTLEHIITLILAACRDIAANDTAVKTGKWQTSLVTGVTGKTLGVAGLGRLGSSVARVMNIAFGMKIICWSSNLTQSTADEQAKAQGLPVNGPDGEKTFKSVSREELFSSSDIVSVHLLLSDRTRGLITSEDLSRMKSSAFFINTSRGPLVVENDLLEILKAGRIRGTALDVFNIEPLPANSEWRDTTWGTSGKSRVILTPHIAYVEEQVMNEFYEHQVMELDRWSKGEPLSNIIS; this is translated from the exons ATGGTCACGCACGTAGCGGTGCTCGACGATTATCACGGTCTTGCGTCTTCGCATTTTGCCAGGCTGGACCCTCCACAATATGCCATCCAGTATTTTCCAGCAACATTGCGACCGTACAACCACCCGGACACAACGCAGGCTGAGAAAGATGAACTGGTTCAAAGACTGGAGCCATTCCAAGTTCTCG CAACCATGAGAGAGAGAACCCCATTCCCCAAAGAATTGATTGACCGTCTTCCTCGACTCAAACTGATTCTCAATGGCGGTCGTCACAATAAGGCGATTGACATGGATGCTTGCCGGTCACGAAACATTCTAGTCACAGGGAACGATGCCAAGATGGCTACTGTTTCTACCCTGGAACACATAATCACATTGATTCTCGCTGCTTGCCGCGATATTGCGGCTAACGACACGGCTGTAAAGACAGGAAAATGGCAGACAAGCCTCGTTACTGGCGTTACAGGCAAAACCCTTGGCGTCGCCGGCCTTGGACGGCTAGGCAGCTCTGTTGCTCGAGTCATGAATATAGCCTTTGGCATGAAGATTATCTGCTGGAGCTCCAATCTGACCCAGAGTACTGCTGATGAACAAGCCAAGGCCCAGGGATTACCCGTCAATGGCCCAGACGGCGAGAAAACGTTTAAGTCTGTGAGTCGAGAAGAGCTATTCTCGTCTTCTGATATAGTGAGTGTGCATCTGCTTTTGTCAGACCGCACACGCGGCTTGATCACATCGGAGGACCTGTCGAGAATGAAATCTTCGGCATTCTTCATAAACACCTCCCGTGGACCTTTGGTCGTTGAAAATGATTTGCTGGAGATCCTCAAAGCAGGAAGAATCCGAGGAACTGCGTTGGACGTGTTCAACATAGAGCCTTTGCCGGCGAACAGTGAGTGGCGAGATACGACTTGGGGCACCAGCGGAAAGAGTCGTGTGATTCTGACACCGCACATCGCATACGTGGAAGAGCAAGTCATGAATGAATTTTATGAGCATCAGGTCATGGAGTTAGATAGATGGTCGAAGGGAGAGCCACTGAGTAATATTATTAGTTAG
- a CDS encoding related to transcription activator protein acu-15: MSSSTQDQPRPRKRHRIAESCKLCRSKKTRCDGRRPTCSSCQSKNTACEYNEPNVVLSSDILSKMADLEARVQALESLPSNFTGSFHVATGTPSPLPRHGNARSSIVDNPTLRFISSVTQTAPTGGSDIQTQPGNPNDRATSFAGMNMSQVVLPSREVADDFIECYERLVYPMFPVLHMPSFKARYLRVWESPSNDQALDTTFAASLNIVFALGCLNSSNTEPSLILSTAETFYERSRSILPLDSLDRPSIEVVQYLLLTGNYLSFTKYSHRYCNTLAMAIQVAQTIDLHRADHDTTSQLQREMGRRVWHLCLTMQSVLIHDNTCPLPQMIDDEYLLEEGEGCQPAATPSLLDALAVSMKIFDVVAGVREVNAASFSKALQMPELMKILQLNERLTEIEDNLPEHLKYKSGQAASSAREKVIHYQAEVVNLRWLLYVRLLVLRTNLLPAARQVLARQYPSTSPSRLEHAVRKEAWHICIQSAVTSLDILHTNLQSSSKVISIHAMFVTLSATTVLIASSALPRDPADPPPSHADSITKAFEILDAHQWRAEGVSETRTKLCKFLQTVENENRDPEYEQGPYDPLGGQSDGHLRLPEQAGLFDNIDLGGDLWIPQLDGLLYL, from the exons ATGTCATCATCTACCCAAGATCAGCCTCGCCCCCGCAAGCGACATCGCATTGCCGAGTCTTGCAAGCTCTGTCGATCTAAAAAGACTCGATGCGACGGCCGGCGCCCGACGTGTTCATCTTGCCAGTCCAAAAACACGGCCTGCGAGTACAATGAACCCAATGTCGTGCTATCCAGCGATATTCTGTCCAAGATGGCAGATCTTGAAGCGCGGGTACAGGCGTTAGAGAGTCTGCCAAGCAATTTTACAGGTTCATTCCACGTTGCTACAGGTACTCCCTCTCCGCTGCCGCGTCATGGTAATGCCCGGTCGTCGATCGTGGACAATCCAACACTGCGGTTTATCTCATCTGTCACCCAAACTGCACCTACGGGAGGCAGCGATATACAAACTCAGCCAGGCAATCCAAATGATCGTGCTACTTCATTCGCCGGTATGAACATGAGTCAAGTCGTTTTACCCTCAAGAGAGGTTGCAGATGACTTTATCGAATGTTATGAAAGATTGGTGTACCCTATGTTTCCTGTGCTGCACATGCCGAGCTTCAAAGCGAGATACCTTCGTGTCTGGGAGTCACCATCTAATGACCAGGCTCTGGATACTACCTTTGCAGCAAGTTTAAACATCGTTTTTGCTTTAGGCTGCCTCAACAGCTCAAATACAGAACCAAGTCTCATATTATCAACAGCCGAAACCTTTTACGAACGCAGTCGTAGCATCCTTCCACTCGATTCACTTGACAGACCAAGTATCGAGGTTGTCCAGTATCTTCTTTTGACAGGCAATTATTTAAGCTTCACAAAATACTCACACCGATATTGCAACAcgttggcgatggcgatacAGGTCGCACAGACGATAGACTTGCATCGGGCTGATCATGATACAACGAGCCAATTACAGCGCGAGATGGGGAGACGAGTTTGGCATTTATGCTTGACAATGCAAAG TGTACTGATTCATGATAATACATGTCCATTACCTCAGATGATAGATGACGAATATCtccttgaagaaggagagggcTGTCAGCCGGCGGCAACGCCCTCATTGTTGGATGCCTTGGCAGTGTCTATGAAGATTTTCGATGTTGTAGCTGGAGTTCGTGAAGTCAATGCTGCCTCGTTCTCTAAGGCACTACAGATGCCGGAACTGATGAAGATACTTCAGCTTAACGAACGTCTTACTGAGATCGAAGACAACCTTCCAGAGCATCTGAAGTATAAGAGCGGGCAGGCAGCAAGTTCCGCAAGGGAAAAGGTTATCCACTACCAGGCTGAGGTAGTGAATTTAAGGTG GCTGCTCTATGTCAGATTACTAGTCCTGCGCACAAATCTCCTTCCAGCAGCCCGTCAGGTGTTGGCACGTCAATATCCAAGCACCTCACCGTCACGCCTCGAACACGCAGTTCGCAAAGAAGCATGGCACATCTGCATACAGAGTGCGGTAACTTCACTGGACATCCTACACACAAACCTGCAGTCGTCTTCAAAGGTCATAAGCATCCATGCCATGTTTGTCACCCTCTCGGCGACGACAGTACTAATAGCATCATCTGCTCTGCCTAGAGATCCAGCAGATCCCCCTCCGTCGCATGCAGACTCTATTACAAAAGCCTTTGAGATTCTCGATGCACATCAGTGGCGTGCGGAAGGCGTTTCAGAAACTCGAACAAAGCTGTGCAAGTTCCTCCAAACAGTCGAAAATGAAAATAGGGACCCAGAATACG AACAGGGGCCTTATGACCCTCTTGGGGGTCAAAGTGACGGCCACTTGAGGTTGCCTGAGCAAGCAGGTCTTTTCGACAATATCGATCTTGGTGGGGACCTTTGGATACCCCAACTTGATGGCTTGTTGTACTTATAG